One Pseudomonas fluorescens genomic region harbors:
- the kdpB gene encoding potassium-transporting ATPase subunit KdpB, whose product MNMPAIKPAAVKAPEQAKTAISALWRPALVQAFVKLDPRQLARSPVMLVVELTAVFTTVLCFLPDAEVPTFVAAQIALWLWFTVLFANFAEALAEGRGKARADSLKSGSEGLGARCRQADASFKIVPAASLRKGDVVRVEAGEMIPGDGEVIEGIAAVNEAAITGESAPVIRESGGDRSAVTGNTRLVSDWLLVKITANPGESTLDRMIALVEGAKRQKTPNEVALDILLIGLTLIFLLVVVTLQPFAHFANGSLPLVFLVALLVTLIPTTIGGLLSAIGIAGMDRLVRLNVIAKSGRAVEAAGDVHVLLLDKTGTITFGNRRCSAVYAAPGVTARELAEGALFASLADDTAEGKSIVEFLRGLHPQPEPALETLTAVPFSAETRLSGVDYQGRVYRKGAVDSLLAFLGQQRTDLAPALAREVDKIAQSGGTPLLVCADGKLLGAIHLKDVVKPGIRERFAELRILGIRTVMVTGDNPLTAAAIAAEAGVDDVLAEATPEKKLARIRHEQNDGRLVAMCGDGANDAPALAQADVGMAMNDGTQAAREAANMVDLDSDPTKLLDVVQIGKELLVTRGALTTFSIANDIAKYFAILPALFASIYPQLGVLNIMHLTSPQSAILSAIVFNALIIVVLIPLALRGVRVQAASAAALLRRNLLIYGVGGILVPFVGIKAIDMLLTALHLV is encoded by the coding sequence ATGAATATGCCCGCAATCAAACCCGCCGCTGTCAAGGCGCCGGAACAAGCGAAAACGGCGATCTCGGCCCTGTGGCGGCCGGCGCTGGTGCAAGCGTTCGTCAAGCTCGATCCTCGGCAATTGGCTCGTTCGCCAGTGATGCTCGTGGTCGAACTGACAGCGGTTTTCACCACTGTCCTGTGCTTTCTCCCCGATGCCGAAGTGCCAACCTTCGTCGCCGCGCAAATCGCCTTGTGGCTGTGGTTCACCGTGCTGTTCGCCAACTTCGCCGAGGCCTTGGCCGAAGGTCGGGGCAAGGCCCGCGCCGACAGCCTCAAGTCCGGCAGCGAAGGTCTCGGCGCTCGCTGCCGACAGGCTGATGCCAGCTTCAAGATCGTGCCCGCCGCAAGTCTGCGCAAAGGCGATGTGGTGCGTGTCGAAGCCGGCGAGATGATCCCCGGTGACGGCGAAGTCATCGAAGGCATCGCTGCGGTCAACGAAGCGGCGATTACCGGTGAATCGGCGCCAGTGATTCGCGAGTCCGGCGGCGACCGTTCCGCCGTCACCGGCAACACACGACTGGTGTCCGATTGGTTGCTGGTGAAGATCACCGCGAACCCCGGTGAATCAACCCTCGATCGGATGATCGCGCTGGTCGAAGGCGCGAAACGCCAGAAGACCCCGAATGAAGTCGCGCTGGATATTCTGCTGATCGGCCTGACTCTGATCTTCCTGCTGGTGGTCGTGACCCTGCAACCGTTCGCGCACTTTGCCAATGGCAGCCTGCCGCTGGTGTTCCTTGTGGCGTTATTGGTCACGCTGATTCCGACCACCATTGGCGGTTTGCTCTCGGCTATCGGCATCGCGGGTATGGATCGTCTGGTGCGCCTGAACGTGATCGCCAAGTCCGGTCGCGCCGTGGAAGCGGCGGGTGATGTGCATGTGCTGCTGCTCGACAAGACCGGCACCATTACTTTCGGCAATCGTCGCTGCAGCGCGGTTTATGCGGCGCCGGGTGTGACCGCACGTGAGCTGGCCGAAGGTGCGTTGTTCGCCTCGCTGGCCGATGACACCGCTGAAGGTAAATCCATTGTCGAGTTCCTGCGCGGTCTGCATCCGCAACCGGAGCCGGCGCTGGAAACCCTGACCGCCGTGCCGTTCAGCGCTGAGACGCGTTTGTCCGGCGTCGATTATCAGGGCCGCGTGTATCGCAAGGGCGCGGTGGATTCATTGCTGGCGTTTCTCGGTCAGCAACGTACCGATCTGGCACCGGCGCTGGCGCGGGAAGTCGACAAGATTGCGCAGAGCGGCGGTACTCCGCTGCTGGTCTGTGCCGACGGCAAATTGCTCGGTGCGATTCACCTCAAGGACGTGGTCAAACCGGGCATCCGCGAGCGCTTTGCCGAACTGCGCATACTGGGGATCCGCACGGTGATGGTCACCGGCGACAACCCGCTGACCGCTGCCGCGATTGCTGCTGAGGCGGGCGTCGATGACGTGCTCGCCGAGGCCACGCCGGAGAAAAAACTGGCGCGCATTCGTCATGAGCAAAACGACGGTCGTCTGGTCGCGATGTGCGGCGACGGCGCCAACGACGCCCCGGCGCTGGCCCAGGCAGACGTCGGCATGGCGATGAACGACGGCACGCAAGCGGCGCGCGAAGCGGCGAACATGGTCGATCTCGACAGCGACCCGACCAAGCTGCTCGATGTGGTGCAGATCGGCAAGGAATTGCTGGTCACCCGTGGTGCGCTGACGACCTTTTCGATTGCCAACGACATCGCCAAATACTTCGCGATCCTGCCGGCGCTGTTTGCCTCGATTTATCCGCAGTTGGGTGTGCTGAACATCATGCACTTGACCAGTCCGCAGAGCGCGATCCTCTCGGCGATAGTCTTCAACGCGTTGATCATCGTCGTGCTGATTCCGCTGGCGCTGCGCGGCGTGCGGGTGCAAGCGGCGAGTGCGGCAGCGTTGTTGCGACGCAATTTGTTGATCTACGGGGTGGGCGGGATTCTGGTGCCGTTCGTGGGGATCAAGGCGATCGACATGCTGCTCACGGCGTTGCATCTGGTGTGA
- the kdpA gene encoding potassium-transporting ATPase subunit KdpA → MHSYDYWLILGFFALVLLPAPFLGRFYYKVMEGQRTWLTPILGPVERGCYRLAGVDAQAEQSWQKYTLALLAFNLAGFLLLFAILLFQDHLPLNPQNLPGQEWTQALNTAVSFMTNTNWQSYSGEATLSYLSQMVGLTVQNFVSAATGLAVLVALCRGIGRKSTKTLGNFWVDMTRATLYGLLPLCLLLALFLVWQGVPQTFAQYVNAVTMQGVDQVIPLGPAASQIAIKQLGTNGGGFFGVNSAHPFENPTAWSNLFEVASIILIPVALVFTFGHYVKDLRQSRAIIACMLALFLIGGATSLWAEYQPNPTLNNAAVEQTAPLEGKEARFGTSATVLWSVTTTAASNGSVNGMHDSLNPLSGMVALVNMMVGEVIFGGVGAGLYGMLLNVLIAVFLAGLMIGRTPEYLGKKLQAREVQLLVVTLLVMPVGVLVLGAIAATVPSAAATISNPGPHGFSQLLYAYTSASANNGSAFGGLSANTPFHNLMLSLGMLIGRFGYILPVLALAGSLAMKKSAPIGQNSFPTHGPLFVTLLTVTILLVGGLTFLPTLALGPIAEHLSLGF, encoded by the coding sequence ATGCACAGTTACGACTATTGGCTGATCCTCGGTTTTTTTGCGCTAGTGTTGCTGCCGGCGCCGTTCCTTGGGCGTTTCTACTACAAAGTTATGGAGGGCCAGCGCACATGGCTGACGCCGATCCTCGGCCCGGTCGAGCGCGGTTGCTATCGGCTCGCCGGGGTCGATGCGCAGGCGGAGCAGAGCTGGCAGAAATACACACTGGCGCTGCTCGCTTTCAACCTCGCCGGTTTCCTGCTGCTGTTCGCCATCCTGTTGTTTCAGGATCATCTGCCGCTGAACCCGCAAAATCTGCCGGGGCAGGAGTGGACGCAGGCGCTGAACACCGCGGTCAGTTTCATGACCAACACCAACTGGCAGTCCTACAGCGGCGAAGCCACGCTCAGCTATCTGAGCCAGATGGTCGGTCTCACCGTGCAGAACTTCGTCAGCGCCGCCACCGGTCTCGCCGTGCTGGTTGCGCTGTGCCGCGGCATCGGGCGCAAATCGACGAAAACCCTCGGTAACTTCTGGGTCGACATGACCCGCGCCACCCTTTATGGGCTATTGCCGCTGTGCTTGCTGCTGGCGCTGTTTCTGGTCTGGCAGGGCGTGCCGCAAACATTCGCGCAGTATGTGAATGCTGTGACCATGCAAGGCGTTGATCAGGTGATCCCGCTCGGCCCGGCGGCCAGTCAGATTGCGATCAAGCAACTGGGCACCAACGGTGGCGGCTTCTTCGGGGTCAACTCGGCGCATCCGTTCGAGAACCCGACGGCGTGGAGCAACCTGTTCGAAGTCGCTTCAATCATTCTGATTCCGGTGGCGCTGGTGTTTACCTTCGGCCATTACGTCAAGGACCTGCGGCAGAGCCGCGCGATCATCGCCTGCATGCTCGCACTATTCCTGATCGGCGGCGCCACGTCGCTGTGGGCCGAGTATCAACCGAATCCGACCCTGAACAATGCCGCCGTCGAACAGACCGCGCCGCTGGAAGGCAAGGAAGCGCGTTTCGGCACCAGCGCCACGGTGCTGTGGTCGGTGACCACGACGGCTGCATCCAACGGTTCGGTCAACGGCATGCACGACAGCCTCAACCCGCTCAGCGGCATGGTCGCGCTGGTCAACATGATGGTCGGCGAAGTGATCTTCGGCGGCGTCGGCGCGGGGCTCTACGGCATGTTGCTCAACGTGCTGATCGCCGTGTTCCTCGCCGGTTTGATGATTGGCCGCACGCCGGAATACCTCGGCAAGAAACTCCAGGCGCGGGAAGTGCAATTGCTGGTGGTGACCTTGCTGGTGATGCCGGTGGGCGTGCTGGTGCTCGGCGCGATTGCGGCTACGGTCCCCAGTGCAGCGGCGACGATCAGCAACCCTGGCCCGCACGGCTTCAGCCAGTTGCTCTACGCCTACACCTCGGCCAGCGCCAACAACGGCTCGGCATTCGGTGGCTTGAGCGCGAATACGCCGTTCCACAACCTGATGCTTAGCCTGGGCATGTTGATTGGTCGCTTCGGCTACATCCTTCCGGTGCTGGCGTTGGCGGGCAGCCTGGCGATGAAGAAAAGCGCACCGATCGGCCAGAACAGCTTCCCGACCCATGGCCCGCTGTTCGTCACGCTGCTGACCGTGACCATTCTGCTGGTCGGCGGCCTGACCTTCCTGCCGACGCTGGCGTTGGGCCCTATCGCTGAACATCTGAGCTTAGGCTTCTGA
- the kdpF gene encoding K(+)-transporting ATPase subunit F codes for MSVLDGVSLLLAVGLFIYLLVALLRADRN; via the coding sequence ATGAGCGTTCTGGACGGGGTGTCGCTGCTGCTGGCAGTGGGGCTGTTCATTTATCTGTTGGTTGCGCTGTTGCGCGCAGACCGGAACTAG
- the eat gene encoding ethanolamine permease, whose translation MNTQLKPTLGTLHLWGIAVGLVISGEYFGWSYGWGVAGTLGFLVTSFMVATMYTCFIFSFTELTTAIPHAGGPFAYSRRAFGEKGGLIAGLATLIEFVFAPPAIALAIGAYLNVQFPTLDPKHAAVGAYIVFMGLNILGVKLAATFELIVCVLAVAELLVFMGVVAPAFSFSNFALNGWAGSDVFGAPAIAGMFAAIPFAIWFFLAIEGAAMAAEEAKDPKRTIPKAYISGILTLVLLAMGVMFFAGGVGDWRTLANINDPLPQAMKTVVGDNSGWLHMLVWIGLFGLVASFHGIILGYSRQFFALARAGYLPASLAKLSRFQTPHRAIIAGGLIGIAAIYSDGLINLGGMTLTAAMITMAVFGAIVMYIMSMLSLFKLRKSEPNLERTFRAPCYPLVPMIALVLAVVCLVAMAWFNTLIGLIFLGFMAVGFCYFLLTGQLRADAPADAMLTGL comes from the coding sequence ATGAACACACAACTCAAACCCACGCTGGGCACGTTGCATCTGTGGGGCATCGCCGTGGGGCTGGTGATTTCCGGGGAATATTTCGGCTGGAGTTACGGCTGGGGTGTGGCCGGCACGCTGGGCTTTCTGGTCACCTCGTTCATGGTCGCAACCATGTACACCTGCTTCATCTTCAGCTTCACCGAACTGACCACCGCAATTCCCCACGCGGGTGGCCCGTTTGCCTATAGCCGTCGCGCCTTCGGAGAGAAAGGCGGATTGATCGCAGGATTGGCCACGCTGATCGAATTCGTCTTTGCGCCGCCGGCCATTGCGTTGGCCATTGGCGCCTACCTGAATGTGCAATTCCCGACGCTTGACCCGAAACACGCCGCGGTCGGCGCCTACATCGTGTTCATGGGTCTGAACATTCTCGGGGTGAAACTGGCGGCGACTTTTGAATTGATCGTCTGCGTATTGGCCGTTGCTGAACTGCTGGTGTTCATGGGTGTGGTCGCGCCGGCGTTCAGCTTCAGCAACTTCGCCCTGAATGGCTGGGCCGGTTCCGACGTATTCGGTGCGCCGGCGATTGCCGGTATGTTCGCGGCCATTCCGTTTGCGATCTGGTTCTTCCTCGCCATTGAAGGCGCGGCCATGGCGGCCGAAGAAGCCAAGGATCCGAAACGGACGATTCCAAAGGCTTATATCAGTGGGATTCTGACGCTGGTGTTGCTGGCGATGGGCGTAATGTTCTTCGCTGGCGGTGTCGGCGACTGGCGCACCCTGGCCAACATCAACGATCCACTGCCGCAAGCGATGAAAACCGTGGTCGGCGACAACTCCGGCTGGCTGCACATGCTGGTGTGGATCGGCCTGTTCGGGCTGGTGGCGAGTTTCCACGGGATCATTCTTGGCTATTCGCGGCAATTTTTCGCCCTTGCCCGCGCCGGTTATCTGCCTGCCTCTCTGGCTAAACTCTCACGCTTTCAAACGCCACACCGCGCCATCATCGCGGGCGGCCTCATCGGCATCGCAGCCATTTACAGCGACGGCTTGATCAACCTCGGCGGCATGACCCTCACGGCGGCGATGATCACCATGGCGGTGTTCGGCGCAATCGTGATGTACATCATGAGCATGCTCAGCCTGTTCAAACTGCGTAAATCCGAGCCAAATCTGGAGCGCACCTTCCGCGCACCGTGCTATCCGCTGGTGCCGATGATCGCGCTGGTTCTGGCAGTGGTGTGTCTGGTGGCGATGGCCTGGTTCAACACGTTGATCGGCTTGATCTTCCTCGGGTTCATGGCGGTGGGATTCTGTTATTTCCTCCTGACCGGACAACTGCGTGCCGATGCGCCGGCGGATGCGATGCTGACCGGCCTTTGA